In Zunongwangia sp. HGR-M22, the sequence GTTGCGAATGGGCTATCAAAATTGACTAAAGGCACAAAGGTTACAGTTAACACAGTTTTAGGAGGGCCAACGTATTCTGATGGTGTCGCAGAGGTGATTGAAAAAATTGCTGGCGCCCAAAACATCGAAATAGACGACATGAAAAGTTCAATCATTCAACAATCAAATCCACACATCTTGTTACAGCGATTTATAGACCCTAAAGAAATCGCAAATTTAGTATCTTATTTATCCAGTCCTTTGTCTATCGCCACAAATGGAGCATCTTTAAGAGCAGATTCAGGAGTGCTAAAACCATATAGGTACTATCGAAGAGCAAATTTTAAAATTACGGTTTGAGCGTAAATTCCAACCGGAATTTCTAATTGAGCACTTGCAAATTTGGAAGAAAGTTTAGTATATCCAGAACTGCGTTTATAAAAAAATTGACGGCAATGCTGCTCTATCTAGAAATTTGGCAATAAATTTTAATTATTATAACAAAAAAAATCAGAACTGAAAATTGATAAACTGAATTTTCAATCTCAACATATTATATCAAATATTTCAAACAGTCATTAGCCTACCTAAAACTTTAATCCAATTATGAAACATTCCTATAACCCATTTCTTCTAGCTCTAAAAGCCCGAAACCTGACCGTAGAAATTCATCATCATTCAGCGTATCAGATTGTACTGTCTGACGACCTGCCCAAGTTTTGCGTCTCAATCAAAAAAGACTATTTCGATTTGAACCGGGCGATGTCCTGCTACCCTACTCACTTTTCTAAGTCCTTATTAATCTTAAATTGAATAGCGTAATTATCAATAAAAAATAACAGCAATATGGCTCTAAAGAAAGTAATTTAAAAACAGAATAATATGAGGCCATTAAAATTGATACGAATTGATTATTATATGGTATTGATTGCTTACGTTTCAACCTTAATTGTGCAAAATGCAATTCAAAAGGTCGACAAATTATAGTTTATTGAGAAATGCTATTTGAATAATATGATTCTATATTAGTTCAAATTCTCCTTAAATATCTGTATCAAATTACGCTAATTTGCTGGAGTTAGTTTTTGGCCTTAAGCTTAAATATCAGTTTACTTTTTCTATTCTATAATTTTAACACTTAATCGTCTTCCATAGAAACGACTAATTAATTATTTTTATAATCTATAAATCAACATTTTATGACGTAAGATTATGAACAAATCGATAACACTTATTCCACTTATCCATCGTGGAACAAAGCAAATTGCTATAAAATTTGGAAATGACAGCAAGACTCGATCTTTTATCAAGTCTTATAAAGCTATAAAATGGTCCCAATCTAAGACTACATATTACGTTCGTTATTCTCCTTTACAATTTATCGATTTAAAGCTTTATTGTCTAAATGCGGGATTCGTGCTAAATAGAGAGGCTTTTAAGAATGAAGAAATTCCTGAATATCTTTATGATGCAATAAAGAAGAATCCTGACGAAAAACCAACAATGAAGAAATTATATAAATCCTTACCAAAAGAACATCGTGCTTTACTTAAAGACTATATTGGCTACTTACGTGGCAAAAGATTAAGCGAAAGCACTTTAAAAAGTTATGGCTTTTTTGTATTAAGGTTTATAGATTTATTAAAAAATAAAGCCATTGATGACTTCGCTAATGTTGATTTGGATTATTTTATGACCAACGTATTGGCAAAAGAAAACTATAGCATTAGTAGCCATCGGCAATGCGTTAGTGCTTTAAAATATTTAACTGAATTTTGTAATGTTGAAAAATTTGATGCCAGTGAATTTAACCGCCCCAAGAAAAGTAAATATTTACCCATTGTGCTCTCTGATCATGAAGTATTAAAACTGATACAAGTTACACGTAATTTGAAACATCGAGCAATTATTGCCTTATTGTATTCTGCCGGTCTTAGAATTGGAGAGTTAATTAATTTAAAGGTAAGCGATATTGATTTCTCTAGAAATGTAATTCATATTAAACAGGGAAAAAATAGGAAAGATCGTGTGGTTAATTTGAGTGAAACTGTAAAACCACTTTTGAATAATTATTTGATGACTTATGAGCCTAGAAATTTCTTAATTGAAGGAAGGGATAATAGTGCTTACACCCCTAGCTCTGTTAGAAATTTTCTTAAAATAAGTTGTAAACAGGCGGGTATTTTAAAACGAGTAACTCCACATACTTTAAGACATAGTTACGCGACACATATGTTAGAAAACGGAGTTGACATTCGATATATTCAAGAATTATTAGGTCATTCTAAACCAGAGACAACAATGATTTATACCCATGTAGCCCAAAAAGATTTGAATAAGATCAAGAATCCTTTAGATTTGGCTATAGAGCGTATAACAAATATCACAAATAGAGACGAAAAAGTGTTGATATCCGGAAACTGAATCGGATAAAAGCGTATTTTTATGATGATATAACGAGTTGTGAGCAATAAGCGCGGCTTTTACACCGATAAAGGAGTATTTTCTAGAATCAAAAAAGGACGTAGCCTTTCGGAAGTGTGAGAGTTGGGGAATGCAATTCCTCAACCCAGGCTTTTCGATGAGATCGTATGAAAGTGCACTTTCAAATACGAGCGAACTCGTATAAAAGCCTGAGTTAAGGTAGTGGATTTTTTTGACAAAATCAAGTACCTTAATCACAGTGGAGAAAGGCTACGGACTCCCCTATTTCCCTTTGATCCTAGAATTTTGACAATAACAG encodes:
- the xerA gene encoding site-specific tyrosine recombinase/integron integrase, with product MNKSITLIPLIHRGTKQIAIKFGNDSKTRSFIKSYKAIKWSQSKTTYYVRYSPLQFIDLKLYCLNAGFVLNREAFKNEEIPEYLYDAIKKNPDEKPTMKKLYKSLPKEHRALLKDYIGYLRGKRLSESTLKSYGFFVLRFIDLLKNKAIDDFANVDLDYFMTNVLAKENYSISSHRQCVSALKYLTEFCNVEKFDASEFNRPKKSKYLPIVLSDHEVLKLIQVTRNLKHRAIIALLYSAGLRIGELINLKVSDIDFSRNVIHIKQGKNRKDRVVNLSETVKPLLNNYLMTYEPRNFLIEGRDNSAYTPSSVRNFLKISCKQAGILKRVTPHTLRHSYATHMLENGVDIRYIQELLGHSKPETTMIYTHVAQKDLNKIKNPLDLAIERITNITNRDEKVLISGN
- a CDS encoding SDR family NAD(P)-dependent oxidoreductase; protein product: MSVDFTNKAEVNKLLEELTDIDILINNVGIFDISNFENILDDDWYKYFEINVMSSVRLSRHLFPQMLTKKWGRIIFISSESGVNVPPNMIHYGMTKAALSAVANGLSKLTKGTKVTVNTVLGGPTYSDGVAEVIEKIAGAQNIEIDDMKSSIIQQSNPHILLQRFIDPKEIANLVSYLSSPLSIATNGASLRADSGVLKPYRYYRRANFKITV